The DNA sequence CAGTATAAAAAACGCCAGTATGGAAGTATTTAAAATCATCATATTCTGAGAGTAATAAGTGCCGTATTTGGAAAATTTTATAACAAGAGTTGCCAGGCCTATGTCTTTATCCTTTATCTTTATATTTCCTATAACTTTTACGGTGTCATCTATTTTATTGCCCACAAGGTTTTTTACAGTTTCTTTTTTATCATCCGAAAGTTTTAACTTCGGAAATTTCTTTTTAATCAAAGGGTCATTTATTGCAGCGGCTCTTACATTATCTTTGCCGTCAATAATCGCCATAAAAACAATGTTCTTATCTATCTGCACAAACTGCTTCATGTAATTTTCATATATGCCCCAGTTTATCCCGCCCCTGCCCTGCGCCACAGGCCAAAGCGCGCCCAATGTCTTGGCTGCTTTTTTAGCGCTGTTCTTCATCTCATTTATGCTGTCATTCCAGTTCATCGTCATATAATATCCGACGATTGCGGTGAGCGTTACAAGAATAAGGGAGAAAATAAGTATGCTTATCTTGTAGCTTAAACTGAATCTCACCTTTCTTCTTGAAGCCATTTTTTCCTTCTTTCGTTTTTTATTTAGCCACTGATTCCAGCGCGTAAAAAGAGCTGTCGGAATCGCCAAAATAAACTATGCCGTCTTCGCCTATCATTGACGTGACCACGTTAAATTCGTATTTCTGAGACCATTTCTTTTCGCCTGTCTTTGAATCAAGCGCAAGCACTTCTTTTCCGGCGCCTATGTAAAGTATATTATTCACGGCAAAAGGCGTGGTTAGAACCTTGCCTTCCACGGCAGTCTTCCACAGAAGCTTGCCGTTTGAGGAATTTAAAGCGTAAATATTTTTATCATTTGAACCTGCAAAAAATACGCCTTCTTTAATAACACCGGATGTTATCCAGCCTTCAGCCTGAAAAGCCCATTTAACAGCGCCGCTTAAAGAATCCACGGCGTATATTTTTTTATCATCAGAACCAAAATACAGAACGCCTTCACTTTCAACAGCCGTGGACGCAATACCTTTGCCTGTGGCGTACTGCCACGCCACTTTGCCGCTGTCCACATCAAGCGCGTACATATTGGCGTCAATGGAACCGATATAAACAAGGCCGTTTGCCACTGTCGGCGATGAAACAACCGGCATAAGGGTCGCGTATTTCCAGACAATCTCGCCGGTCTTTCTGTCCATGGCGTAAACATTATTATCCATTGACCCCACATAAACAACCGACGAGAAAATAGCCGGCGAAGAACCCTGAACGGGGCCTATCTTTTTGCTCCAGATTATTTTTCCTGTAGACGCGGAAAGCGCGTAAAACATTCCTGATTCCGTGCCAAAGTACAGCGTTGTTCCGTATAAAGCCGCGGAAGATGAAATACCTCCCTGACAGGGAGTTTTCCAGACCGCCTGGCCCGTACTTTTTTCAATCGCGTAAAAATTATTGTCCATACATCCCACATAAATATTTTCCGCGTCCATCACAGGCGACGCTTTGAATCCCGAAATAGCTTTAAATTTCCATTTAAAATCAAGGGGAGGAAGTATGTTATATCCCGAATAAAAGTCATGGCTTGGAATTCCCCTGAACATGGCCCAGACATATTTGCCTTTTTCCGCCTTCACTGTTGTTACCTTTTTGGAAGCAACAATAATTTCCTGCTGCTGTACTTCTATCTGTTTTTCAAGTTTTTTCACCTCCGCGGAATTCGCGCCGGAAGTTGAGGCTTTCTTTGTCTTTAAATCCCGCTGCAATTTCTGAAGCTGGGTGCTTTGCGTTTTTATCTGCTTCTGCAGCCCTTCCATCTCTTTAATCTCTTCGCTGATATTTATATCAATGCTGGCTTCTTCTTCCGGCTGCCCGCCAAAGCACCCCGGAAAGATAAAAACAGCAATAATAATTGCAGCATACAAAATAGCATTTTTGGACATTATACGCCCCTTTCATTATTTTAATCAAACTTTACAAAATACCTGTTTTTACTGTAATTATAATATATTATCAGATTTCATTTTTTGTGTCAACAAACATAACCCCCTGACGCGGGGCACGTAAATTTATAATGTTTCTCAAATTACTTTGAACTAATCTCCAAGCAGATTGTATATAAGTTCCCTGTCTTTATCTTTAAGAATAAGGAATTCAATACCTATTTCTTTGTCGCCTTCTTTGCCTTTTACCCATTTGACTTCCGCAAAAGTGGTAACCGCATCCTGTTTTTCATCCACCACCACTTCCACCCTTATGATATCGCCTATAACACAGCTGCCTTCAATGCCCATTCTTATTCCGCCAAGGCTTATATCCGCGCTTTGCGCGTCTAATTTAACAGCTGTTTTTTTTATTTCAGCGCTTTCATCGGCGGAAATAAGCTTATATTTTACCGTACACTTTTTTTCCATCCTTTTATGCCTTCTTCTTTCTATAAAGAGATCCCCATTTTCCATCACATCGCCTCCCTGCTGTTTTTTAGTATCTGTACTTCGCTTCTTATATCTTCCATCATAACGACATTGGATTTCATTTTTTCGGTGACAGCATTGATATTGCCGGTAAGCCCGTTTAATTTTTCGGTCATATTTCCGGAAAGGATTCCCAGCAGGTCATTATCTATTTTGTGTTCTTCAACCGCGGCATAAATACCCGCAAGCATTCTGGATATTTCTCCAAGCGATTCAACTATTTTAATAAAAGAGTCGCTTGCGGAATATACCACGTTTACCGCGTCTTCCACCCTGTTCTGCTCGGATATTACAGCCACCGCTTTCTGAGCAAGTTCTTCCGTCCTTTGGAGAAAGTCGGATATTTCCTGCGTGGCTTTTGTGGCGCCTTCCGCCAAAGAGCGTATTTCCTGGGCCACAACAGCAAAACTTTTTCCGGCTTCACCCGCGCGCGCCGCTTCAATGCCGGCATTTAAGGAGAGCATATTGGTCTTTTTGGCAATCTCCGCAACCGTATTAACAATGCCTTTTATCTGTTTGGAACTTAACCTTAACTTTTCTATGACATCCGTAGATTCA is a window from the Candidatus Goldiibacteriota bacterium genome containing:
- a CDS encoding PQQ-binding-like beta-propeller repeat protein, whose amino-acid sequence is MSKNAILYAAIIIAVFIFPGCFGGQPEEEASIDINISEEIKEMEGLQKQIKTQSTQLQKLQRDLKTKKASTSGANSAEVKKLEKQIEVQQQEIIVASKKVTTVKAEKGKYVWAMFRGIPSHDFYSGYNILPPLDFKWKFKAISGFKASPVMDAENIYVGCMDNNFYAIEKSTGQAVWKTPCQGGISSSAALYGTTLYFGTESGMFYALSASTGKIIWSKKIGPVQGSSPAIFSSVVYVGSMDNNVYAMDRKTGEIVWKYATLMPVVSSPTVANGLVYIGSIDANMYALDVDSGKVAWQYATGKGIASTAVESEGVLYFGSDDKKIYAVDSLSGAVKWAFQAEGWITSGVIKEGVFFAGSNDKNIYALNSSNGKLLWKTAVEGKVLTTPFAVNNILYIGAGKEVLALDSKTGEKKWSQKYEFNVVTSMIGEDGIVYFGDSDSSFYALESVAK
- a CDS encoding PilZ domain-containing protein gives rise to the protein MENGDLFIERRRHKRMEKKCTVKYKLISADESAEIKKTAVKLDAQSADISLGGIRMGIEGSCVIGDIIRVEVVVDEKQDAVTTFAEVKWVKGKEGDKEIGIEFLILKDKDRELIYNLLGD